TTCAGGGCCGGCAAGGGCCGGCCGTGGTAACGGAACTCACTGTCGTAGTCGTCCTCGACGATCCAGGCGCGGCTGGCGCGTGCCCATTCCAGCAATTCCAGGCGCCGCGGCAGCGACATCGCCATCCCCATCGGGCTCTGGTGGGTGGGCGTCACCACCGCGAAGCGCGCGTCCGGCGCGCGCCGCAGGCCATGTGCTACGTCCAGGCCCTCGGCGTCGACCGGGACCGGCGCCAGCCGCAGGCCCGCGCGCAGCAGGAAGCGCCGGGCCAGGGCGTAGCCGGGATCTTCGTACCACCCCAGGTCGCCGTCGCGCAGCAAGACGCGGCGCACGAGTTCCAGCGCGCCGTGGTAGCCGGCCGTGACGAACACCTGTTCGGGTGCGCAGTCGATGCCGCGCGAGATGCCGAGATAGGTGGCGATGGAGCGCCGCAACGGCTCATGGCCGGCGGGATCGGGATAGGTCATCGCCGCCGCGGCCAAGGTGCGCAGCGTGTGCCCGGCCAGGCGCGCCCAGGTCTTGCGCGGGAATGCGTCCAGCGCCGGCAACCCGAGCTGGAACGGCAGCGCCTGGCCTGGCGCCCCTTGCGGCGAATTGGCGTCCGGCGCGCGTGGCGGCACGGTTCTTGGCCCGGCCGGTTCGGCCAGCCTCGCCAGCCGCGGCGACACGACCGTCCCGGCCGCGCCCCGTGCCACGAAATACCCTTCGCCCACCAGCATCTGGTAGGCCGCTTCGACGGTGCCGCGGGCAAGGTTCAATTCGCTGGCCAGGCTGCGCACCGATGGCACCCGGTCGCCCGCCTTCAGCTTGCCGGCGGCGATCGCTTCGCAATAGCGGCGATACAGCTGCAGGTAGATCGGTTCGTCCCGCTCGCGAGTGGGTTTCAGGTTCTGGATATCCACGATGTCCCATTCATTTCTTCATTTCTTGCACCTATCTCATAGGCCATGATCCGCCTATAGTATCCACATCGAATGAAGAACGCCATGCGCCATGTACGCAATTGATCAACTGCCCCCTTACCGGAGATTCCTGATGAGTGCCCCGCAACGCCTGCCCTACTACTCCCTGTCCCCCGCCGCCTATCAGGGCTTCGGCGCCACCAAGAAGGCCCTCGAGAGCAGCCCGCTCGGCAAGGAGCTGGTCGAACTCGTATGGCTGCGCGTATCGCAGATCAACGGCTGCGCCTTCTGCCTCGAGATGCACGCGAAGGCGCTGCGCGCCGACGGCGTGTCGCAGGCGAAGCTCGACAGCCTCGCCGGCTGGCGCGTCAGCGAACGTTTCAGCGCGCGCGAACACGCCGCCCTGGCCTGGACCGATGCGCTGGTCCACGTCGACCGCACCGGCGCGCCGGATGCCGACTACGAACCGCTGAAGGAATACTTCACCGAAGTCGAGATCTCGGACCTGACCTTCGCCGTCGCCCTGATGAGCGCCTTCAACCGCCTTGCGATCGGGATGCGCCAATGAGCCGGCCACTCACCATCCTGCACATCGACTGCAGCCCGCGCGTCGAATCGCACAGCCGCCAGTTGTCCAGGGCGATGGTCGAGCGGCTGCTGGCACGATACCCCGGCGCCGACGTGCTGCGGCGCGACCTGGGCCTGGAGCCGATCCCGCATACGGACGTCGGCTATGCCGCCGCCCTGGCCTCGCCCGGCGCGCTGGCGGCCGGCCAGGCCAACGGCGACCTGCAGCTGTCCGAATGGCTGATCCAGGAAGTCGAAGCGGCCGACGTGCTGGTGATCGGCACGCCGATGAACAACTTCACGCTGCCGTCGGTGTTCAAGGCCTGGATCGACCAGTTGCTGCGGGTCGGCCGCACTATCGGCATGTCGGCCAGCGGCGAGAAGATCGGACTGCTGCGCGACCGGCCGGTGTACATCGGCGTCGCGTCGGGCGGCGTGTTCAGTGGGCCGCAAGCAAAACAGCCCGACTTCCTCACGCCCTACCTCGTGGCCGCCTTCGGCTGCGTGGGCTTGACCTCGCTGCAATTCCTGCCGCTGCAGGCGACCGCCTTCCTCGATCCCGCCCAGGTGGCGGCGAACCGCGAAGCGCTGCTGGCGACCATGGACCTGGACAGTCTCAAAACCGCACGCGCCGCCTGAGCGGCGTGCCGGTAGCATCGGCTGCACCCCACGGTGCCAGCCGGTGCTACCCGGCGCTTATCGCGGGCCAGCGCGGCTGGCGGCCAGTAAGATCGGCGCACTTCTTACCGATCGTGCCGCCATGTCCACATTCCACCTCGCCCTTCGCGGCGCTGCGCTCCTGTTCTCCACCAGCGCGCTGCTCGCCGCCATCCCCCACACGGCCGCCGCCTCGATCCTGCCCGACGTGCCCGATATCAAGGCCGTTACCGACTACCGGCCGAAGATCCCGCTGCGCGTGTACACCGCCGACAAGGTCCTGATCGGCGAATTCGGTACCGAGCGGCGCGAGTTCGTCCCGATCGCCAGGGTGCCGGCGCTGATGAAGTCGGCCGTGCTGGCGATCGAGGACACCCGCTTCTACGAGCACGGCGGCGTCGACTGGATCCGCGCGCTGGGCGCGGCCAAGGCGAATATCGGCGACTTCGGCAGCCAGGGCGCCTCGACCATCACGATGCAGGTGGCGCGCAACTTCTTCCTGTCGCGCGACAAGACCCTGCCCCGCAAGCTCACCGAGGTCGCCCTCGCCTACAAGATCGAGAAGGCGCTGAGCAAGGACCAGATCCTCGAGGTCTACCTGAACCAGATCTATCTCGGCCAGCGCGCCTACGGCTTCGGCAGCGCGGCGCGCACCTATTTCGGCAAGCCGCTGGCCGACCTGACCCTGGCCGAGATGGCGATGCTGGCCGGCCTGCCGCAAAACCCGTCGAGCAGCAATCCGGTGTCGAATCCGCAGGCGGCGCGCAAGCGCCAGCAGGTCGTCCTCAAGCGCATGCGCGAACTGGCGATGATCACCGAGCCCCAGTACCGCCAGGCGCTGGCCGAGAAACTCGCGGTGCGCGGCGACGGCGCCACCTTCAATCCGCGCGCGGCCTGGGTGGCCGAGATCGCGCGCCAGGCCGTCCATGCGCGCCTCGGCCAGGCCGCCTATGAGCGCGGCATCACGGTCACCACCACCATCGTGGCGGCCGAACAGGACGCGGCCTACGAATCGGTGCGCCGCAACGTGCTTGCCTACGACCGGCGCCACGGCTACCGGGGCCCGGAAGCGCGCATCGCGTTGCCGGCCGATGCCGCCGAACGCGAAGACGCCATCGCCGCCGCCCTGCACAAGCTTTCGTCCGTGGCCGGCCTGGCGCCGGCGGTCGTCACCGCGGCCTCGGCCAAGCGGGTGCGCGCCATGTTCGCCAACGGCGAGTCGGTCGAGGTCTCGGGCCCGGGCCTGGCCTTTGCCGCGGGCGCCCTGTCGGCCAAGGCGAAACCCGGCGTGAAGCTGGCGCCGGGCGCCGTCATCCGCCTCGCGCGGCCCGCCGGCGGCGCCTGGTCGATCGCCCAGTTGCCCGAGGTAGCCGCGGCCTTCGTGGCACTCGACACCGACACCGGCGCCTACCGCGCCCTGGTCGGCGGCTTCGATTATTCGCTGCACAAGTTCAACCACGTGACCCAGGCCTGGCGCCAACCGGGATCGAGCATCAAGCCATTCGTTTATTCGGCGGGCCTGGAGCGCGGCTTCTTCCCCGGCACGCAGATCCTCGACGAACCGCTCGACTTCAGCGCCGAGAAAGCCTATGCCAACTGGTCGCCGCGCAATGACGACAATGCCTTCGAGGGCCCGGTGACAGTGCGCCACGCGCTGTCGCGCTCGCGCAATGTGCCGACCGTGCGCATGCTGCGCGCGCTGGACGTCGACTATGCCCGCGAACACCTGGCCCGTTTCGGCTTCGACGCCGCACGCCAGCCGCGCAACCTGACGCTCGGCCTGGGCACGGGCGCCGTCACGCCGCTGCAGATGGCCGGCGCCTACGCGGTGCTGGCCAATGGCGGCTACCGGGTCGAACCATGGCTGATCGCGCGCATCCAGGATGGCGACGGCAAGGTGCTGCTCGAGCAGGCGCCGCCGGCGCCGAAACAGGAGACCGCACGGGTGCTGGACGCGCGCAATGCCTTCATCGTCGACAGCATGCTGCGCGACGTGACCCGCGTCGGCACCGCGACGGCGGCCTCGCGCCAGCTGCAGCGGCACGACCTGGCCGGCAAGACCGGCACCACCAGCAATGCGGTCGACGGCTGGTTCGCCGGCTATGGCGGCCAGGTGGCGGCGGTGGCCTGGATGGGGTACGACGAGCCGCGCTCGCTCGGCGGGCGCGAGTTCGGCTCGACCCTGGCGCTGCCGATGTGGGTCGACTTCATGCGGGTGGCGCTGGCGAAGACGCCGCAACACGAGCCGCTGCCGCCGGAAGGCGTGGCGCGCGCGGGCGGCGACTGGGTGTATGCCGAGTATGCGGAGCAGGAACAGGTTCCCGAGACGGAGACCGGCCTTGAGCGGCTGATCGGGACTTTCTTCACGGACGACGACGACCGCGCATCGCACTGATCAGAGTTCGATCAGCAGCTCAGGACGGAATCCTTCCTGCTCGCCCTTGCCCAGGTAGCCGAGCGGATTGGCCACCACACGGCACGACCAGGAGTGCGGACCGTCGCGGCCCTCGACCATGTAGTCGTTCATGCAGTGCAGGTGGCCGTGCAACCACAGCTGCGCGCCCTTGAACAGGTCGTCGAGGGTGTTGCAGAAGCCAGCGGTGCCGGGCGTGAGGCCATAGCGCGGATCGGCGCTCATCAGGCTCGGCGCGAAATGGGTGACGACCGCCGTCTTGCCGGCGAAGGGCGTGGTCAGCGCCGCGCGCAGCCATGCCTGGCAATCGAGCGACATGGCGCGGATACCCTCGGCCAGCACCTGCTCGCCTCCCCTCAGGGTGGTGTTCTTGCTGAGGTAGTAGTTCGCCGCGCGGAAGGCCTTGTCGCGTTGCTGCAGTTGCTTGGTGAGGTCGGACTGGCGCTGTGCCAGCGCGTCGAAGTCGCTCCACAGGGTGGTGCCGATGAAGCGCACGTCGCCGATGACGACGATCTCGCGGTCGAGCCAGGTGATGCCGTGCCGCTCGCAGGTCGCGCGCAGGCGGGCATAGGTCTCGTCGTGGTCGAGCGAATCGAATTCGTGGTTGCCGGGGATGAACAGCACTGTCTTGCCGGCCAGCGCAGGCAAGGAAGGCGAAAAGCGTTCGAGGCCGAAATCGGATGTTTCCAGGCGCGAGCCGGCCTGGTAGGAGCCGATGTCGCCAGCCAGCACCACGACGTCGGCGTCTGGCAGGATGTGCGGCTGGAAGCCGGGATAGCGTTCGAGGTGCAGGTCGGAGAAAAGCTGGATGCGCATGGGCGCCGAGTATAGCGCAAGCGCAGCCCGGTTTCAGGCCGACTGGCGTCCAAGGCGCGCGATCTCGACCGAACCGCGCTCGTCGAAGATGGGGCAATCCTGCACCATGCGCACCACGGCATTGAAGTCAAGCGCCTCGAGCACCGAATAGCCCGACAGCGAACTGCTGGACGCCTTGGGGCCGATCAGGCGGCTCGGGATCTCGACGCTGTCCTGGGTCAGGCTGCCGGGATCGAGCACCGCGCCGCCCATTGCGTCGAACCAGGCGGTCCAGCGGTCTTCCTGGCGCTCGGCCGGTTCCGAGGCACCACGATAAATGATCAGGAATCGTTCCATGTCGTCCCCCATGAAGGTGGGCTCAACATAGCAGAAGCGGGCCGGCAGTGACGCACTGCTGGCCCGCTCCACGGTCCGCTACCTGATCAGAAGCGGATGTTCGCCGTCAGGCTGGCCGAGCGCGGCGTGCCCGGGGTGTAGCGGTAGCCGCTCTTGTTGATGGCCGCGACATACTTCTCGTCGCCGATGTTGTACACGTTCAGGCGCAGGTCGACGTTCTTGTTGACCTTGTAGCCGACCATCGCGTCGAACACCCAGTACGACTCGGTATAGGCCGGGGTGCCGATCGCCCCGTCGGTGCCGCGCGCCAGCTTGTCGCTGAAACGCGCGCCGCCGCCGATGCGCAGGCCCCATGGCAGGTCATACGAGGTCCAGGCGGTGAACGACTGCTTCGGCGTATAGGTCAGGCTGTTCTCGCCGGCGGCGGTGATATTGCGGCCGCGCTCGACGCTGGTGTCCATATAGGTGTAGCCGGCGCTGAGCAGCCAGTGCGGGGCCAGTTCGCCGGTCGCGCCCAGTTCCACGCCCTGCACCCGCTTCTCGCCGGTCTGGTACCACTGCTGGTCGGCCGGATCCTGCTCGACCTCGTTCTCGACGTCGGTGCGGAACAGCGCGGCCGACAGCGACAGCTTGGCCTTGAGCAGGTCGAGCTTGCCGCCAACCTCGGTGGTCGTGGTCTTTTGCGGCTCGTAGATCGGGTTCTGGGCGCTGTTGGCGCTACCCGAGACGGTGAAGTTGCCGCCCGGCGGCTGCTTCGAGCTGGCCACCATCGCATACACGCTGCTGTTGGCGGTCGGCTTGTACAGCGCCGACAGCTTGCCGTTGACCAGGTTGTCGCCGACCTTGAAGCGGGTCGAGGTCAGCACGTTATTGGTCAGCGCCACCACCGAATAATCGCCGCGGAAGTGGTCCACGCGCACGCCGCCATTGAAGATCCAGCGCTCGCCGAGCTTGACGGTGTCGAACAGGTACACACTCTGGGTATCGACCTCGCCCTCGTTGTAGGCGCCGGTGCGGCGCACATTGACCGGCGTGGTCGGCGCATCGTTCGGGTTCGGGTTGTAGATGTTCGCGGGCGGCAGCGTGCCCAGGCCGGTCACGTTCCAGGTGGTCTGGCGCTCGCTGGTGATTTCGAGGCCGGTCACCAGGGTGTGCGACACGGCGCCGGTGTTGAACTGGCTGGTCAGCGTGGTGACGTTGGTGAGGATCTTGTTTTCCTGGTCCTTGCCGGTGCGGATGCTGCGCGCCAGGGTCCAGGTGCGCGGGTCGCCCTGCACCGGGGTGGCAAGGTTGGCGGCGCTGGTGAGGAAGGCGGTCAGCAGGTAGTCCTGGCTGGTCTTGCCATAGCGGCTGGTGTTCTGCAGCTTCATGGTCGGCGAGAAGTCGTGCTCGATGCGCACGGTGGCCATGTCGGCCTTCACGTCGTCATAGTCGTTGACCGAGCCGTAGAAGTTCTTGGGGTCGACCTTGGGCGCATCGGCGACCCAGGGCCTGGTGCGGTCCGGGCTGGTGTAGCCCGGCAGGCCGATGACGAACACGCCGCCGTCGGGGATGTTGTCCTGGTCGACGTGCAGGTAGTCCAGGTGCACGCGGGTGGCGCCATTCAGGCCGAAGCCGATGCTCGGCGCGACCGCCCAGCGCTTGTTCTCGACCACGTCGCGCGCGGCGCTGCCCGAATCCTGGGCCAGCACGTTCAGGCGCATGGCGATGCCGCGCTGTTCGTCCAGCACGTGATTGACGTCGGCCGTGATGCGTTTCTGGTCGCCGCTGCCGCCGGTGATGGCGGTCGTCACCAGGTCGGTCAGGTTGGCCTTCTTGGTCACCAGGTTGACCGAGCCGGTCGGCGCGCTGCGGCCGTTGTCGGTGCCGGCCGGGCCTTTGAGCACGTCGATCTGCTCCAGGTTGAACACGTCGCGCGAGATCGTGCCGACGTCGCGCACGCCGTCGACGTAGATGCTGTTGGAAGTATCGAAACCACGCATGAAGATCGCGTCGCCGGTGGTGGTATTGCCGTTCTCGCCCAGGAAGAAAGCGCCGACGCCGGGGGTGTTGCGCAGGGCCTCGGTCAGGGTCAGCGCGCCCTGCTGCTCGAACAGTTCCTTCTTGATCACCTGCACGGTCTGGGCGGTGTCGACCAGGCGCTCGGTGTACTTGGGCGACGAGGCGTTCTCGGCGCGGAAGGCGTTTTCGTATTTGCCGACGATTTCGACGGTCGATTGCGGAGCGACGGTGGCCGCGGTGTTGGTCGTGGCTGCAGCAGTGGCGGGTGCGTCGTCGGCGGCGTGGGCGCCGAACGGCAGCAGCACGGCGGCGAGCGCGGTGCCGGCGACCTGGCTGCGGGTGGGGTGCTTGCGGCTCTTGATAGCTTTCATGGCGAGGGTGTCTCTTTCGGATGGTTGGTGCTTAACACTGCAAGAAAAACAATGATTCTACCGAGAATGTAATTACATGTAAACGATAATCATTATCATTCGTGTTCGCACAACACCTTTGATCTACTTTCGCCAGCCTCGAATGCCGTAGTTGAAAACAAACGTCCCCGCTCGTGGCGGGGACGTTATCCAGCGATCAGGCATGCGGCACAGGGCCGCATGCCTATCGGGTTCAAGCCTTCTTCTGCTGCGCGATCCAGTTGTCGACCAGCTCGCCCAGCACGTCGAGCGGCACCGAGCCGGCGCCCAGCACCATGTCATGGAAGGCTGGCAGCGAATACTTGTCGCCCAGCTCCTTCTGCGCCTTCTCGCGCAGTTCCAGCATGCGCAGCATGCCGATCATGTAGGCATTGGCCTGGCCCGGCCACACGACGTAGCGCTCGGTTTCCTGGGCGCCGATGCCGTAGTCGATCGCCTGCTGGCGGGTCCAGCCCTTGGTGTGCAGGCCGGTGTCGACCACCAGGCGGCGGGCGCGGAACAGTTCCGAACCCAGGGCGCCGAGCAGGCCGGGGACGTCGCCCTCGTACCAGCCCTGCTCCACCGCCAGGCGCTCGGTGTACAGCGCCCAGCCTTCCGAGTGCGCGCTGCCGCCGCTGAAGATGCGCTGGCTGCGGAATTTCGGCAGGTCGCTCATCTCCTGCTGGATCGCGAGCTGGAAGTGGTGGCCCGGCACGGCTTCGTGGTAGGCCAGGCTGCGCATGCGGATCATGTCGAAGGTCGGGCCGCGCAGGGGCACCCAGAAGATGCCCGGTCGGCTGCCGTCCGGCGCCGGCAGGGTGTAGTGGGCGGCGGCCGACGGTTCGGTCAGCGGCGGCACGCGGCGCACATCGACCGGCGCGCGCGGCTTCAGGTTGAACAGCGAGGCGCTCCTGCGCTCGGCGTCGCGCACCATCTCGTTGTAGCTGGCAATGATGGCCGGACGCGGATCGCCCTCGCCCTTCGGCTGGAAGCGCGCATCGAGCTGCTTCATGCGGGTCTCGATATTGCCCTCCGCCAGGCCCAGCGAGCGCAGGTGCTTGTCCATCTCGGCTTCGATGCGCGCCACTTCGCGCAGGCCGATGGTGTGGATCTCGTCGGCCGTCAGCTGGGTGCTGGTGAAGTTCTCGATCGCGCGCTTGTAGGCGGCGGCGCCGTTCGGCAGGCGCGAGATGCCGGCCACATCGCCGGTCTTGGGGTGGATCTCGGCCATGAAGGCCTGCACGCGGGTATACGAAGGACGGACCTTCTGCTCGACGATGGCGGTCGCGCGCACGATGGCGGCGCTGCGCGCCTCCGGAGACAGGTCTTTCATCTCGGCGGTGCGCTGGGCCAGCGTGGTCACCAGCACATTCTCCGCCGCGGCCGGTTTCAGGAAGTGGTCGACCTGGAACTGGGCGCGTTCGAGGATGAAGCGCGGCGGAATCATCTGCTTGGCGGCCGCGCCTTTGGCGCGCACCAGCGCCTCGTCGATGCGCTGGCCGACCTGCTCCAGGCGCGCCAGGTAGCTGTCGACGTCGGCGGCATTGCGCATCGGATGGGTATTGGTCATGAAGTTGACCAGGCCGATCTGCGGGCCGCTGAACTGCGAGAACACGAAGGAATGGTCCTCGAACGGCTCGTTGGCGATCACGTTCTGCAGCGACCAGCGCATCACGGCTGCAGAGATCTTCTGGGTCTCGTTCAGGGGCTGGGCCTTGAAGCCGTCGAGGCGCTTGATGCCGTCGCGCGCCATCGCGACCGCCTTCTGGCGGTGGGCCGCGGTCAGCGGCGTCAGTTCGCGGTCCAGTTTCGCCTGCTCGGCGCCGCTGAAGTATTGGGTCGAGGTCGCCAGTTGCGGGCTGAGGCGCACCCAGTCCTCGGCAAACTTGTCGCTCCAGGCGTCGAAGGCTTTATAAGGGGCGACGGCGGCGGCCTGGCTGGCGCCCGCCTGTGCGGCGGCGGCTGGCAGCGCCACGCCGGCGAGCATGGCGGGAATGAACAGGGCGGCGATGGTGGCGCGCAGGCTGCGCTGGCGGGTCGATGGCATCTTGGGTGTCTTCCTCGTGGTTGATGTTGTGCGGCGGGCGCATCTCGTGAATGCGGCAATTGCCGCCGAGGAATCTAACATGGAAGTAAACAGATCGACAACGCCGGTGTTGTCACGCGGCGTACGTACGGCGCGCTAGCCGGAACGGGGCCTGCCGTCCGCGGCGGCGATCATGCGGTCCTTGAGCTCGACCTCGCCGCAGTAGAACAGCACGGCCGAGCCCAGGCAGGCCAGCACGTTCCAGCCGAGCAGCAGGCTGCCGATGCACACCACCGCGGCCCCCAGTGCGAGCCGGATCGCGAAGGTGCGGCGCGCCATGCCGAACACCAGGGGGCTGTACGGCCGCTGGTGGAAGAACACCACGAACAGCAGCCAGTAGGGAATCGCATACACGAAGTACAGCAGCGCGCCGATGCCGAGCGCGAAACCGGCGTAGGGGATGCGAAACGCCAGCATCCCGCCGACGCCGATCGCCAGCCAATAGACAAGCAGGTTCCGGTACTGCACACGCTCTCCCGATCAGTCACGCAATGGCCGGCATCTTACAGCATGGCTTTCGGATGACCATGGCGCGCTACGTATAATGGCCATCCTTCCATCGACGAGAATGACCGCGCGGCATGCAGACTATCAGGGACAGGCTGGAGAACGGCCAGGCAGGCATCTATTTCTGCGCCGTGGCGCTGGCGCTGCTCGCGGCTTGGTTGGTACCTGGGACCACGGCGCTGGAAGCGGCGGTGAACCCGGCGCTGGCCTTCATGCTGTTCGTGACCTTCCTGCAAGTGCCGCTGGCCGAGCTGGGACGGGCATTCACGCAGACCCGCTTCCTGGCCGCGCTGCTGGCGACCAACTTCATCGCGATTCCGCTGCTGGTCGCCGCCCTGCTGCCGTTCGTGTCCAACGATCCGCTGGTCCGGCTGGGCGTGTTGCTGGTGCTGCTGGCGCCCTGCATCGACTACGTGGTCACCTTCTCCCACCTCGGCCGCGCCGACGCGCGCCTGCTGCTGGCCGCGACGCCGGTGCTGCTGGTGGCGCAGATGCTGATGCTGCCGGTGTACCTGCGCTTCCTGCTGGGCGACGGCGCGGCCGGCCTGGTGCAGCCCGGTCCCTTCATCGATGCCTTCGTCTGGCTGATCGCCGTGCCGCTGCTGCTGGCGCTGGCGCTGCAGTCCTGGGCCGGGCGCAGCCAGGCCGGCGCACGCGCGTCGACCGTGCTCGGCCTGCTGCCGGTGCCGGCGACGGCGCTGGTGCTGTTCATCGTGGTGGCCTCGGTGCTGCCGCAGCTGGGCCAGGCCGGCAGCGCGGCGCTGGGCGTGGTGCCGGTGTATATCGCGTTCGCCGTGCTCGCCCCGCTGGCCGGCTGGCTCGTGGCGCGGCTGTTCCGACTCGAAGCGCCCGCCGGCCGAGCGGTCGCTTTCAGCAGCGCCACCCGCAACTCGCTGGTGGTGCTGCCGCTGGCGCTGGCCGTGCCGGGCGCGGTGCCGCTGCTGCCGGCGATCGTCGTGACCCAGACCCTGGTCGAACTGGTGGCGGAACTGGTATATGTGCGCGCCATCGCGCGGCTCGGAGAGCCGCCTGCCGCCTGAGTAGTACAGCCGAGGCGTTTGCCGAACGACTGGCCGGGATCAACAGCAAGGATTCCCGCAATGGCGCATCATATTTCCACACGGCAAACTCCGATAGGGCCATCATGGAAATCTCGCTCCCGGCAGAAACGACGACCGTCCGCCACGCCACAGCCGGCAACACCCGGCTGCTCCTGTGGAACCCACGCGCGGCGACTTATTGGGGCTTGCTGCTCTCGCCTGCCTTCAGCGCCTATATCCATATGCGCAACTGGCAGACGCTCGGCCAGGAAGACCAGGCCGCGCAGGCGCGCACCTGGCTGCGCATGGTAAGCGCAATCATTGTGGCAGCGTGCTTCTTGCCCGCTTTGGGCGGTATGCCGGGGCGCGATCTGGAACTGCCCTCGTCGATGAGCCTGGCCCTGCTGCTCGCCTGGCATTCCTGGGGCGGGCGCGGACAAGAGCGCTATATCGCCGCCATTATCGGGGGCGCATACGTCCGGCGCCCCCGGAGCGCAAAAATCTTCAGCGCACTGTGCATGTTCATCGCGTTTGTCGTCGCGATTGCCGCCTTCTCGATGACCGTCAGCCCTTGATCTACCCGGCGTCTGCCTGGATCGTCAATGTCTCCTGTTTGGCCGGACTCCAGCTGCGCGCCAGCCGCCAGTCGCGCGCCGCGCCTTCCACCACCACCTGCCAGTGGGTCGCCTCCAGCGCCGGCAAGTCAGCCGAGAAGCGCCCCTGGGCATCGGGCAGCGCCTCGAGCACAAGATCGCGCTCGGGCAGCGTCGGATGCGCCAGGCGGATGTGGAACGGCGCCACCACCGGCTGGCCGTTACTGGAGAGGCGGCCGTTCAGGCGCCCCGCCCGCGCGTCGTGGCTGGCCTCGAACCTGAGCGCCAGGGCGGTAGCGACGCGGTCGCGCCGCAGGTCCTGGTTGATCGCCTTGCCCTGCTTGTAGTAGTCGGCGACCACCATCGCGTCCGGCTGCTGCATGCCCAGCCAGGCCGAGACGCCGGTGGCGATCATCACCGCCACCGGGCCGATCATCAGGAACCACGGCCAGCGGTGCCTGTACCACGGCGCCGCGCCATGCGGAAGATTGGGGTTCGTTGCGTGCATCGTCTTCTCCTTGCTCATTTGGGCACACTCATTTGGGTACGCTCATTTGGGTACAATGAAAGCGGCGCCTTCGCTCACGCTCAGGTCCGGATCGTCCACCGACCGCACCGTGAATTCGATCCTGTTCGAGCCCGGCGTGCCCGCACCCGGGTCGATCCGCACCCGCACCGGCACCGCGCGCGTGGTGGCGCCGTCGACCGCGATCGCGCCGTCGTCGACCACCGCAGCCGACGGGATGCCACGCACGCTCACCCGGAGCAGTTGCGCCTGTTCGCTGGTGTTCATCAGCTGCAGCCGATAGACATTCTCGATGCG
This portion of the Telluria beijingensis genome encodes:
- a CDS encoding FixH family protein, coding for MHATNPNLPHGAAPWYRHRWPWFLMIGPVAVMIATGVSAWLGMQQPDAMVVADYYKQGKAINQDLRRDRVATALALRFEASHDARAGRLNGRLSSNGQPVVAPFHIRLAHPTLPERDLVLEALPDAQGRFSADLPALEATHWQVVVEGAARDWRLARSWSPAKQETLTIQADAG
- a CDS encoding arsenic resistance protein codes for the protein MQTIRDRLENGQAGIYFCAVALALLAAWLVPGTTALEAAVNPALAFMLFVTFLQVPLAELGRAFTQTRFLAALLATNFIAIPLLVAALLPFVSNDPLVRLGVLLVLLAPCIDYVVTFSHLGRADARLLLAATPVLLVAQMLMLPVYLRFLLGDGAAGLVQPGPFIDAFVWLIAVPLLLALALQSWAGRSQAGARASTVLGLLPVPATALVLFIVVASVLPQLGQAGSAALGVVPVYIAFAVLAPLAGWLVARLFRLEAPAGRAVAFSSATRNSLVVLPLALAVPGAVPLLPAIVVTQTLVELVAELVYVRAIARLGEPPAA
- a CDS encoding DUF885 domain-containing protein, translating into MPSTRQRSLRATIAALFIPAMLAGVALPAAAAQAGASQAAAVAPYKAFDAWSDKFAEDWVRLSPQLATSTQYFSGAEQAKLDRELTPLTAAHRQKAVAMARDGIKRLDGFKAQPLNETQKISAAVMRWSLQNVIANEPFEDHSFVFSQFSGPQIGLVNFMTNTHPMRNAADVDSYLARLEQVGQRIDEALVRAKGAAAKQMIPPRFILERAQFQVDHFLKPAAAENVLVTTLAQRTAEMKDLSPEARSAAIVRATAIVEQKVRPSYTRVQAFMAEIHPKTGDVAGISRLPNGAAAYKRAIENFTSTQLTADEIHTIGLREVARIEAEMDKHLRSLGLAEGNIETRMKQLDARFQPKGEGDPRPAIIASYNEMVRDAERRSASLFNLKPRAPVDVRRVPPLTEPSAAAHYTLPAPDGSRPGIFWVPLRGPTFDMIRMRSLAYHEAVPGHHFQLAIQQEMSDLPKFRSQRIFSGGSAHSEGWALYTERLAVEQGWYEGDVPGLLGALGSELFRARRLVVDTGLHTKGWTRQQAIDYGIGAQETERYVVWPGQANAYMIGMLRMLELREKAQKELGDKYSLPAFHDMVLGAGSVPLDVLGELVDNWIAQQKKA